DNA sequence from the Ovis canadensis isolate MfBH-ARS-UI-01 breed Bighorn chromosome 2, ARS-UI_OviCan_v2, whole genome shotgun sequence genome:
TGTTCACGGTCAGGCACGCTCATCTATAGTATATTTGCTATTAGTCCTGCCTGGAACACACTTTCTTCAGATGACAGGACTCATTTCCACAACTTTTTCAAGGGTTTGCTCTAGGCTTCCAGTGAGCCTTGCTGGACCATCTTACTTAAAACTGCTTTGCTTCCTCCCAGTACTTTCTACTCCTTCCCTTTTGCTCCATAGCACCTATTATCTATGACATGCTAATTATATGTTTGTTGTCTGACACTAGATTAAGTGTGGGAATTATTTGCCCAGTGTCTAAACAGTGGCACTGGCacacaagttttaaaatttttattaaggtTTCCCcagtgctcagtggtaaagaatacactgcAATTCagaaacacaggagacgtgggttcgatccctgggtcaggaagatcccctggaggaggaaatggcaacccactacgatatccttgcctgaaaaataccatggacagaggagcctggcaggtaggTAActcaaatatttgtggaataactGCATGCTAAGGAAGGCttgtgaagtcacttagtcgtgtccgactctttgcggccccatggactgcaacccaccaggctcctccgtccatgggttacagtccatggggtctcagagttggacatgactgagtgacttcacttcttcttcacttctAAGGAAGGCTTGTTTTACTACATGACACTTCTTTGAAACTAAAGGCATATGTTACTAACCCATTGTCATGAAGCTAATGATTTTGACATACCTTCTAATGGCGTCCTTGTCAGTTTATCCCACTCAAAGTTACTCTAGAATTCTAATTTAAATTAGTCCTTATACCAATTTTTACTATCAAGGATTCACCAAGACACTATGAGGGAATTCACTAGCTGTATGATAATCAAACCATCTAACATATTAGGGAATGTATTTAGAAACAAAGAGACGATTGGGAAAAGAGAAGTATTTTGTACTTACTCATCTGACATAATTTTTTTGCCAAATGGTAGTCGTGGCCCATTTCTGCTCTCAGGAACTGGAAAACATTAAGAAATTCTTCAGCTATGCAGTTTTACAGAGAATTTAAATGTCAGTTATAAACTCCCTAGAAAATATTCCATTAatgattattttgcttttaactttTACACATGTTTTTCTAGGAGTGAGTCTGTAATCAATCAGTTAGTGAAGAATATTTAAGCACTTCTAATGGCAGGGCCACAGAGCAAGCATCTCACCTCTGTTTTACTGTAGCCACACTGTGCACACACTACCGAACAATCTGAGAATACTTAGGTTGATTCAACTGGCAAAGCCATGAACACTTTAATCACTTTAATATCCCTTAGGTTCAGATACAGTTTTTATTTGTGAACTTAGTCCATAATTGTATGACAAtagaattatgtatttttaatattttccaataTTGATTGCTCTTAtcccatatatttttctttttactattttattgtatttttttataaagtaacattaaaaaaatttttttaattgaaggataattgctttacagaattttgtggcttTCTGTCATACaccaacaagaatcagccataggtacatccatgtcccctccctcccaggcttctctcccatctccctccccaccccaccctgcaggctgtcacagagcccctgtttgagtttcctgagtcatagagcaaattcccattggctatctgttttacatacagtattgtaaatttctGTTACTCTCTCAatacatctccccttctccctcctctcctcccaccttgttCACAGGTctgttgtttctccactgctgccctgaaaataaattcatcagtgccatctcttcagattccatatgtatgtgtcgGTATAtggtatttatatttctctgacttcttcactctgtataatgggctctagtttcgtccacctcattagaacagattcaaatgtgttctctttatggctgagtagtattccattgtatgcatgtaccacgcttctttatccattcatctgtcaatggctatctaggttgcttccatgttctagctattataaatagtgctgcagtgaacactggggtacatgtgtctttttcagttttgatttcttcagggtatatgcctaggagtgggattgctgggtcatatgatggttttattcccAGCTTTTTAAGGAGTCTCTCCATAACCGTCTTCCAGAGTGGCTATATCAGTttaattcccaccagcaatgcaagagggttcccttttctccacaccctctccagcatttgtcatttgtagactttttgatgacggccattctgtctgcatgaggtggtatctcactatagttttgatttgcatttctctgatgagtgatgttgagcatcttttcatgtgcttgttagccatctatatatcttctttggagaaatgtctcctcaggtccctttcccactttggttgtttgcttttctggtattgagttgtataagctgcttgtatattttggaaattaattctttatcaATTGTTTCCCTTGCTaggattttctcccattctgagggttgtctttgcACCttatttgtagtttcctttgctgtgcaaaagcttttaagtttaattagcttccacctatttatttttgtttttatttccattactctagaaggtggatcatagaagatcttgctttatgtcattgagtgttctgcctatgttcttctccaacagtttaatagtttctggtcttacatttagatctaacccattttgagtttatctttctgtatggtgttaggtAGTGAtgtaatttcattcttctgcacggagctgtccagttttcctagcaccacttattgaagaggctgtctttgccccattgtatattcttgcctcttttgtaaaaaataaggtacccataggtgtgtgtgtttatctctgGGATCTCTATCtcgttccattggtctgtatttctgtttttgtaacaCATATTTTTCTGTGTTATAAACTTCTtatttattggggtatagctgctttacaatgttgtgttaatttctgctatacaacaaactgaatcagttataggtgtacatatgtccccttcctcttggacctccctccaccTCTTCATCCCctccctctaggtcaccacagagcaccaagctgagctctgtGTGCTATACAGaggttcccactagccatctgtcTCATACATGGTAGTATGTACATGTCAATTCCagcctcccaattcatcccaaccCTCTTTCCTCACCCTGTGCCCACATGTCCGTTCTCTGCATCTGCGtctttattcctgccctgcaaataggttcatttgttgTATGTAGGGAATTTACATGCTAAACAAACACATCCTGTCTCCAATTAAACAGCATCTCTGTTTTTACCATCCATTTTTTctagataattttattttggggggctgtgctgggtttttgttgctccatgagcttctctctagttgtcgtgagtggaggctactctccagctgcagtgtgagggcttctcattgcgatggctcCTCCTATTGGCTGGTCACAGGCTCTAGagagcacgggcttcagcagttgcggcacgtgggctaaGTAATTGCGGCCCAtggactccagagcacaggtgcaatagttgtggtgctcgggcttagttgctctatggcatgtgggatcttcctagaccagggactgaacctgtgtctcctgcaacagcaggtggcttctttatcactgggccaccagggaagcccacagagatGTTTGTTTTAAACATCTCCATGTACataattttaggtttttttttttcccataaaggaacatatatatacttacaaaAACTAAGATTATTCAGTAACTTTAAAAAGTACACCACATATCACGATCATCTTCTCCCCACAGAATTAAAcattattacatattttttacTTACTTAGGCTCCACAATTGACTAATCTCCCATTATTATTTGGatagcttttattaaaaaaaagaacagtacaCTTGGGGGACTGTTCTTGCTTATGTGTGACATTCTGAACCATTTGCATGTACACTAGGCTTACATGTAGGAACTCATTTGGTAAACAAATCAAGAAGGCAATCCTGGCATAGGAAACAGCATTGGCAAAACACAGGAAACAGCAAAAGCATGGAGGCCTGAAACGTCACGTGCAAAAATTGCTCACAAATGTTTACTGATAATTCTATGGAGAACAAAACAGTTTTACCTCACGTGTTGTGGTGTCAGAGtttaacttttattaatattACACAACTTCATGTATACAGTAAGAACTTAATAACACTGCATTTTCATTTCCCCCCTTCTCATCCTTTGTATTATCCTTGTCACATGTTTTACTTGTACATAGTGGGTCCCTCGCTTTATCTGGGctataattatacatatgttaGACCACCCAACAGTCTCCCCAAAGTCTCTGAtgttccttttttcccctatgtGTTTTATTTGAGAAATTTCTAAGGCTGTGTGCTCAAGTTCATGGCTTCTCCTCTGCTGTTCCAATCTGTTAAGTCCCTCTCCGTCCTCCACTCCCTCTCCCTTCTTACACCCTCTGTATGTGTGTGATACACACAGACAATGCTATTTCCCATGCCAGGAGTGCCATTTTGTTTACCAAGTGCATTCCTACATGTTCCTCTTCCTTTGAGATTCTAGGATTCCGTTCTTGTCTCTTCCTCTTAATCCTTCCTTTATCTCCTTGTTTCTCCTGCTTCATTTCTCAATTAGTCCCTTTATCCTCCCTGTTTCCAGAGAATTTTATGAACATCTCTACTGGTACATATTATAAATTACATTAGATAACATAATAAGTGTTTGTTAGTTCTCAAGGGTAAAGACATGTCTTTCTTATTTATCTCTAAATATCCCAAGTAACTAGCATGGTACCCAGTAGGTAGAAAGTTTTTCTAAGAGGTCCTTGAAGAGTTTTATGCCAAAACTTCTCTTATTCATGTTTCTGACTTTGCCAGAATAATCTGAATCACTGCCAGAATATTCTCTCATCTCTACCCTCATGAAAGTAGTAACAAAGATGAGTAACCAGGTAAGCATCTGTGTGTGGGCAAggatattttaactatttttttagtcttcaaggctatatactatttagctattttaatatttttaagttttttgagtTATAGAAGCAAACCTTACTTCTGTCATTAACTCCAATGGGGCGTGAGTATCCTTTTTAGGGTTGCTGTCTTCCTCCTTATCTTCATCACTGGTATCCTCGCCATCATCATCTGTTGATTCAGACAACTTATCATTGATATCCTCAGGGCAATGTCCATTATTTTTCTCCTGCTCTGCAATGACTACATTTTTGCTCATTTCACctaaaacaatatatataatttGGTAAATATTGAAACATATTCATAAATTTACAATGGTCACTCCAAAATTATAATGTAGCAAGTGCACGTTACCAGGTGTTCTCctgtcctggatttttttttttcatgactaAACAGCACTGCAATAAACTTACCTGATTTCCATTTCCCAAAAAAAGGTAATAAAACTgctaaatgaaagaggaaaaaatacaaactGATAATACTGAGCTGATGTTAATTGTTTGGTGCTTGAAACTGTAATAAATGGAAATAGTTTTGTTTATAAAGAACataatttcaagaaaaaattaattctCTTTTATCcatagaaatatatttcttaaattgttCTTATGggaatataaatgtaaaataaagagcTTGGGAAGTAAGACTAGAGAGGCTGTAAAGTAATTCTTCCTTGGCAGATAGTCACTGTACGGATACTTAAGAATAAAATTGTCCCTCtccctggacacacacacacacacaaatcagatATATGTGAAGTATTCTAGATATGACCAGAGGTTATGTAACATCATTAATGATTTTTCTTAATGTCAAGTCATAGATGactggaaaataaaacataagcaCTACTTTGGCTACCCAGTCAATGTGTGGCACTATACTGAGCCCCACGAACACTATAATGTACAGTCATTGATCTCAAGGTACTCACTCACACTCTAACTGGGGAGTCAGAAACATAATGGATAACTGTAAAACAATATGGCAGTCCAGTGATAAAGATGTGTATGCCAGGTACATGAGAGAAcacaggaagaaaggagagaccCATTCTGGTCTGAATGGATCAGTTTTTCCAAGGAGAGGGGACAGTATGAACCAGTACAAAAATGTGAGCAGAGCAACACTTTGATGTGCTTATTATGGGTCAAAGTTGAGGCTGAAATGGTGACAGATGTGGCCAGAGGGGTACAAGCTGGATAATGGATTCTTGTGGGCCAGTAGTCTTGGAATTAGAACTTTATCCTAAGAATGAAGGGGCTAGTCATGAAAGATTTAAGTAGAGAAACAAGTATGATcgatttttaatttctgaaggaactcttggaaagcagGGTAGAAATTGTATTTGAgggcagaccaaaaaaaaaaaaaaaaaaagacaaaaagagcagGGAGAGAGGTGGTTAGGGAAAAAATCACCTTTAAAAAGTCCAGGTAACATTCTGGAAGGGGAGTGAGATGGGGAAACCATAACATCTTTCCGTCTTTTGTCATAACCCTCAGAAAGGCTGCGACAAAATGAAACACCTTCACATTTTCTCAAGGCTTGTAGGAGTCAGAGATGTTTGAAGATTCCAGGATTCTGTATGGATTCGCAGCAGTAACTTTACTGAATAAAACTGTGGAAGAGGAAACTTGCAGATTCCCTCTTACTTTGTTTACTTATCTTGCATTCAGAGGCCCTATGGGCTGTTAAAAAGCCAGCTCAAAATGAATTCTAACAATAGGAATTTTCTAAGCAGTTTTTAGACTGCATTTACTGACAAGTCACAACAGCACTTGCTGTTTGACTACACATATGCCAAAAGACAGCAAAACCTAGAAAATATTATTCTCAGGAACAAAATCCAAAAACGGACTCAATGGTTGTGTATATAAGTGTGTATGTCTTGCTCTTCATCTAAATTAGGGAGACAATCTTACATATTGGTTAAGAAGAAATTTTGTTTCTTGGAGTTCACGAACTAATTAAATTGTCCTTATTCTTAGAAAATACATGTTGACTTAGCGTAAAGGATCATGAGATCTTTGCCCCTTAAGTCAACAGTTGCTTGTATATGAAGAGTTACTGGAGTACTTACACTATTTCTGCTCATTTTCTATaagctgaaatattttaaaagaaaacattaaaaaaaaagttcaggtgAAAAAGATGGTTGATAGTGTACTGTTAAAACAGTGATAAAGAAGGAGAGATATTAGAGAAATATTTAAGAGAtagatattttggaaattttagtAATTCTTATAATACTTTATCCATTTCACCATATGAAAGTAAGCTATACTATTTACTTAGCATCTTTTTTTAATCTACCTTTTTAACTTAGAAATTTTGCTAGATCATAAAAATTAtcgggggaacttccctggctgttcagtggttaagattccgtactgccaatgcagagggcacaggttggAACCCTGgtcttagaaaactaagatcccacatgtcatgcagTATGACCAAAAGataacaagtaaataaaaaatcttaaaaatttaccCCCAATTGACAGAGGTATTAATAAAAGATATAACAATCATAGCATATATTATGTCAGGACTCTTCTGAATACTACATATTAAATCATATGATTCTGTCAACATCTCAATGAGATGTGTACTGTTTTTATCCCATTTGTAGATGAAACTGAGAGACAGGAGACAGGTTAAATAACTCGCCCACCTTAACACCACCAATTAAGGTAGATTTGGGAGTCAGTTTGGCTCCAGAGTCCACATTCTTAACCacgttcttattttttttctaatacacATTAACATATACTACTATTGGAAAAAGTTTGCCCTGTGTTTCCTAAAATTATCTCTTTGGGAAACACTATTGAGCTTGCCAACTCTTTAGCTCTGCAGATGAATTTCACAGTTTCAACCTGAACTTGTGCTACATCATCCCCTGCTTTTAGAATTCTGAGTGTGTGGGAAGTCTTGTGAGATGTCTTCTTTGATGGGAGTGTGGCCATGAGCTACTTTAAACATGTAGAAACACTGGtcttagaaggaagaaaataaggaaatccaGGAAAGGTTGACAGAAGACAATGTTAAGAAAAATCAGGCTCTCCCCTCTCCAAAGAAAAGGTTGGGAAAACTCCTCATTCTAAGCAAAAGATAACGTCCTCCAAAGAGATACTCAGAGTGTGATGCCTGGGCTATTCAGGCCATCTACCTGTTTCCTTTAGTCTCCGTTGACTCACGACCACTCTAACCTACAGCGTGTACCCAGCCAGTTCACCGACCCAACACGCTGGTGTCATCAGAGATGGTCATAATAGGGAATTAAGAACTTCATGTGATGTCACAGGGACTCATTGAATTCACAAACACTGAGGGTCATGAGAGAGGCTCCCTGATCCCCAGATCGAAGGTAGTCCTCCTGCTGCCATTTACGTTATAGTGCCCGGCCCGACCTGTCTTTGTCTTACttgtttgtattattattatttaatagttGGCTATCTATGTGAACCTCATAGGGGCAAGTGTCTTTCCTATTTGATAACTATTATACCCACAGCTTCTAAACAAGTGTCTGGCACTCAGTAAACCACTGTTGAATGACTGAAACTTGTTATTGCTTTCATAGGTATTTCAATCCATTCTAAACTTTAATATTCTATCATTATCATTTTATGTAATATACACCCCTGGATCACACCTGATTGCATATCAGAATCATCCCATACATGAGTTTGAAAAACTACTGATTCCTAAGACTTGCCCCAGACTTACAAGTTGTCAACATCCCAAAGGTCCTAAAGAAGGAAGGCTGAAATAGAAGCTATGGTtactcaaataaaataaatgttattaccTGTGCTTGCTTTTAAGAAGGAAGATGACCATAGATTAGATTGTagatttgtttctatttctttgtttgaAATACTCTTTGAAGatattctatttttagtgttatttgaagagattttattttcaatattttttgaaGAGACTTCCTTCCT
Encoded proteins:
- the ERICH2 gene encoding glutamate-rich protein 2 isoform X4, giving the protein MSKNVVIAEQEKNNGHCPEDINDKLSESTDDDGEDTSDEDKEEDSNPKKDTHAPLELMTEFLRAEMGHDYHLAKKLCQMILIYEPENPEAKEFFSLIEEMLLMEKAQNLEEDNDESEEDNSEREGESTEDPSEESSDECEDG
- the ERICH2 gene encoding glutamate-rich protein 2 isoform X3 → MLRVRGPQAGEMSKNVVIAEQEKNNGHCPEDINDKLSESTDDDGEDTSDEDKEEDSNPKKDTHAPLELMTEFLRAEMGHDYHLAKKLCQMILIYEPENPEAKEFFSLIEEMLLMEKAQNLEEDNDESEEDNSEREGESTEDPSEESSDECEDG